A genomic segment from Spinacia oleracea cultivar Varoflay chromosome 3, BTI_SOV_V1, whole genome shotgun sequence encodes:
- the LOC110805460 gene encoding uncharacterized protein, giving the protein MAYKAYWAIKQLNMDSKLAGEKRLLQLSELDEFRLQAYDSARIYKEKTKRWHDSRILHREFAVGDKVLLFNSRLKLFPGKLKSRWSGSFTVTMVSKFGSVEVENNNGERFKVNGKRLKLYHEGLL; this is encoded by the coding sequence ATGGCGTATAaagcttattgggcaatcaaacaacTTAACATGGATTCTAAgttagccggtgagaagcggctACTACAGTTGAGTGAGCTAGATGAGTTTCGGTtacaagcctatgatagtgcccgTATCTACAAGGAGAAGACTAAGCGGTGGCACGACAGTCGCATCCTTCATAgggagttcgcggtgggcgatAAGGTTCTATTGTTTAATTCTAGGCTTAAgctatttcctggaaaacttaagtctagatggtctgGGTCGTTCACCGTGACCATGGTTAGCAAGTTTGGATCCGTTGAGGTAGAAAACAACAATGGTGAGCGTTTCAAAGTAAATGGGAAACgcctgaagttgtaccatgaagggctactgtag